One window of Lathamus discolor isolate bLatDis1 chromosome 22, bLatDis1.hap1, whole genome shotgun sequence genomic DNA carries:
- the LGI3 gene encoding leucine-rich repeat LGI family member 3 isoform X2, with protein MELRCGRRMLRDRLPALLLLLLASAWLWQPAEGRRPPRPPPCPPSCSCTQDTAFCVDSKAVPRNLPPEVISLTLVNAAFTEIREAAFAHIPSLQFLLLNSNKFTLIGDNAFAGLSHLQYLFIENNDIQALSKATFRGLKSLTHLSLANNNLQTLPRDLFKPLDILSDLDLRGNTLACDCQIKWLVEWLESTNTTVPPVFCSSPGHFEGQRIQDLVLGDFQCITTDFVVHQVLPFQSVSAEPFTYASDLYVALAQPGASSCAILKWDYVERKLRDFDHIPAHSAVHCKPIVAQEQLYVVVAQLFGGSYIYRWDTSVDKFIKIQDIDSQKICKPNDIEAFPIEGEWYFVIADSSKAGSTSLYRLNQNGFYSHQALHPWHRDTDVEYVENDGKPRLIIASSSQAPVIYQWNRAQKQFAPQGEVGEMLDVQMVKHFRVKRDQFLCLSRYIGDSKVVRWEGQRFVELQTLPSRGSMVMQPFSVGQRQYLALGSDFSFTHVYLWEEEKQKFAKFQELLVQAPRAFRSVLAADVQLLLAPSFKAKTLVYRHVVVDLSL; from the exons ATGGAGCTGCGGTGCgggaggaggatgctgagggACCGGCTCCccgctctcctcctcctcctcctggcctcggcctggctctGGCAGCCCGCGGAGGGTCGGCGGCCGCCCCGGCCCCCGCCGTGCCCCCCGAGCTGCTCCTGCACCCAGGACACTGCGTTCTGTGTGGATTCCAAAGCCGTGCCCAGGAACCTGCCCCCCGAGGTCATCTCGCT GACTTTGGTGAACGCGGCGTTCACAGAGATCCGGGAGGCAGCGTTCGCACACATCCCCTCGCTGCAGTTCCT CCTGCTCAACTCCAACAAGTTCACACTGATCGGGGACAACGCCTTCGCCGGCCTCTCACACCTCCAGTACCT GTTCATTGAGAACAATGACATCCAGGCTCTCTCAAAGGCCACTTTCCGTGGGCTCAAGTCCCTGACCCACTT GTCCTTGGCCAACAACAACCTCCAGACGCTGCCCCGGGACCTCTTCAAGCCACTGGACATCCTGAGCGACCT GGACCTCCGTGGCAACACGCTGGCCTGCGACTGCCAGATCAAGTGGTTGGTGGAGTGGCTGGAGAGCACCAACACCACGGTCCCCCCCGTGttctgcagcagcccagggcaCTTCGAGGGTCAGCGCATCCAGGACCTGGTGCTCGGGGActtccagtgcatcaccacgG ACTTCGTGGTGCACCAGGTCCTGCCCTTCCAGTCGGTGTCAGCCGAGCCCTTCACCTACGCCAGTGACCTGTACGTGGCCCTGGCGCAGCCCGGTGCCAGCAGTTGCGCCATCCTCAAGTGGGACTACGTTGAGCGCAAGCTGCGGGACTTTGACCACATCCCGG CTCACTCCGCAGTGCACTGCAAGCCCATCGTGGCGCAGGAGCAGCTCTACGTGGTGGTGGCCCAGCTCTTCGGCGGCTCCTACATCTACCGCTGGGACACGAGCGTGGACAAGTTCATCAAGATCCAGGACATCGACAGCCAGAAGATCTGCAAGCCCAACGACATCGAAGCCTTCCCCATCGAGGGGGAGTGGTATTTTGTGATCGCCGACAGCTCCAAAGCGGGCTCCACCAGCCTCTACCGCCTCAACCAGAACGGCTTCTACTCGCACCAGGCGCTGCACCCCTGGCACCGCGACACCGACGTGGAGTACGTGGAGAACGACGGCAAACCCCGGCTCATCATcgccagcagctcccaggcgCCCGTCATCTACCAGTGGAACCGGGCGCAGAAGCAGTTTGCGCCGCAGGGGGAGGTGGGCGAGATGCTGGACGTGCAGATGGTGAAGCACTTCAGGGTGAAGCGGGACCAGTTCCTCTGCCTCAGCCGCTACATCGGCGACTCCAAGGTGGTGCGCTGGGAAGGGCAGCGCTTCGTGGAGCTGCAGACGCTGCCGTCCCGCGGCTCCATGGTGATGCAGCCCTTCTCCGTGGGGCAGCGGCAGTACCTGGCCCTGGGCAGCGACTTCTCCTTCACCCACGTCTACCTGtgggaagaggagaagcagaaattCGCCAAgttccaggagctgctggtgcaggcGCCCAGGGCTTTCCGCTCCGTGCTGGCTGCCGATGTGCAGCTCCTCCTGGCCCCCAGCTTCAAGGCCAAAACCCTGGTCTACCGGCACGTGGTGGTGGACCTCAGCCTCTAG
- the LGI3 gene encoding leucine-rich repeat LGI family member 3 isoform X1, which produces MQGQPRCAPSGVNVCWCGVWWVSCGMERAGDVPGLVPVSCGGGSSPASVRDGACPHCDLGDQSPRGTRRVGAWGHGAAAALCVLCVRWVHVLGCSGTHRLVAGAVQGGTGVLEPLLLPSPLLKLPPLGRTLVNAAFTEIREAAFAHIPSLQFLLLNSNKFTLIGDNAFAGLSHLQYLFIENNDIQALSKATFRGLKSLTHLSLANNNLQTLPRDLFKPLDILSDLDLRGNTLACDCQIKWLVEWLESTNTTVPPVFCSSPGHFEGQRIQDLVLGDFQCITTDFVVHQVLPFQSVSAEPFTYASDLYVALAQPGASSCAILKWDYVERKLRDFDHIPAHSAVHCKPIVAQEQLYVVVAQLFGGSYIYRWDTSVDKFIKIQDIDSQKICKPNDIEAFPIEGEWYFVIADSSKAGSTSLYRLNQNGFYSHQALHPWHRDTDVEYVENDGKPRLIIASSSQAPVIYQWNRAQKQFAPQGEVGEMLDVQMVKHFRVKRDQFLCLSRYIGDSKVVRWEGQRFVELQTLPSRGSMVMQPFSVGQRQYLALGSDFSFTHVYLWEEEKQKFAKFQELLVQAPRAFRSVLAADVQLLLAPSFKAKTLVYRHVVVDLSL; this is translated from the exons atgcagggacagcCGCGCTGTGCTCCATCGGGGGTAAACGTCTGCTGGTGTGGGGTATGGTGGGTGTCCTGCGGGATGGAGCGTGCTGGGGACGTCCCAGGGCTGGTCCCAGTGTCCTGCGGCGGTGGCAGCTCTCCCGCATCAGTGAGGGATGGAGCCTGTCCCCACTGTGACCTTGGGGACCAGAGCCCCAGAGGGACACGGCGGGTGGGTGCTTGGGGACacggtgctgcagcagccttgtGCGTGCTGTGTGTACGGTGGGTGCATGtgttgggctgctctggcacgcaCCGGCTGGTAGCAGGGGCAGTGCAGGGGGGCACTGGGGTGCTGGAACCCCTCCTGCTGCCGTCCCCTCTCCTGAAGCTTCCTCCCCTCGGCAGGACTTTGGTGAACGCGGCGTTCACAGAGATCCGGGAGGCAGCGTTCGCACACATCCCCTCGCTGCAGTTCCT CCTGCTCAACTCCAACAAGTTCACACTGATCGGGGACAACGCCTTCGCCGGCCTCTCACACCTCCAGTACCT GTTCATTGAGAACAATGACATCCAGGCTCTCTCAAAGGCCACTTTCCGTGGGCTCAAGTCCCTGACCCACTT GTCCTTGGCCAACAACAACCTCCAGACGCTGCCCCGGGACCTCTTCAAGCCACTGGACATCCTGAGCGACCT GGACCTCCGTGGCAACACGCTGGCCTGCGACTGCCAGATCAAGTGGTTGGTGGAGTGGCTGGAGAGCACCAACACCACGGTCCCCCCCGTGttctgcagcagcccagggcaCTTCGAGGGTCAGCGCATCCAGGACCTGGTGCTCGGGGActtccagtgcatcaccacgG ACTTCGTGGTGCACCAGGTCCTGCCCTTCCAGTCGGTGTCAGCCGAGCCCTTCACCTACGCCAGTGACCTGTACGTGGCCCTGGCGCAGCCCGGTGCCAGCAGTTGCGCCATCCTCAAGTGGGACTACGTTGAGCGCAAGCTGCGGGACTTTGACCACATCCCGG CTCACTCCGCAGTGCACTGCAAGCCCATCGTGGCGCAGGAGCAGCTCTACGTGGTGGTGGCCCAGCTCTTCGGCGGCTCCTACATCTACCGCTGGGACACGAGCGTGGACAAGTTCATCAAGATCCAGGACATCGACAGCCAGAAGATCTGCAAGCCCAACGACATCGAAGCCTTCCCCATCGAGGGGGAGTGGTATTTTGTGATCGCCGACAGCTCCAAAGCGGGCTCCACCAGCCTCTACCGCCTCAACCAGAACGGCTTCTACTCGCACCAGGCGCTGCACCCCTGGCACCGCGACACCGACGTGGAGTACGTGGAGAACGACGGCAAACCCCGGCTCATCATcgccagcagctcccaggcgCCCGTCATCTACCAGTGGAACCGGGCGCAGAAGCAGTTTGCGCCGCAGGGGGAGGTGGGCGAGATGCTGGACGTGCAGATGGTGAAGCACTTCAGGGTGAAGCGGGACCAGTTCCTCTGCCTCAGCCGCTACATCGGCGACTCCAAGGTGGTGCGCTGGGAAGGGCAGCGCTTCGTGGAGCTGCAGACGCTGCCGTCCCGCGGCTCCATGGTGATGCAGCCCTTCTCCGTGGGGCAGCGGCAGTACCTGGCCCTGGGCAGCGACTTCTCCTTCACCCACGTCTACCTGtgggaagaggagaagcagaaattCGCCAAgttccaggagctgctggtgcaggcGCCCAGGGCTTTCCGCTCCGTGCTGGCTGCCGATGTGCAGCTCCTCCTGGCCCCCAGCTTCAAGGCCAAAACCCTGGTCTACCGGCACGTGGTGGTGGACCTCAGCCTCTAG
- the REEP4 gene encoding receptor expression-enhancing protein 4, protein MVSRALSRLIELLFGMLYPAYASYKAVKTKNIREYVRWMMYWIVFALFMAAETFTDLLISWFPFYYEVKMAFVIWLLSPYTRGASLLYRKFVHPTLSRKEKDIDGYILRARQRGYETVVTFGKRGLNLAATAAVQAAAKSQGALAGRLRSFSMQDLCSGPEDTPVHCQDPLYLEEPQSRRQLLAYGVPPGPRQYESETEEEEIWSDLEVAPSQQEPRPFSRSQSLHAAKKKAPSKEGSSRLLRSRSRKKTAPSDQDD, encoded by the exons aTGGTGTCCCGGGCGCTGAGCCGGCTGATCGA GCTGCTCTTCGGGATGCTCTACCCGGCCTACGCTTCCTACAAGGCTGTGAAGACCAAAAACATCCGGGAATAC GTCCGCTGGATGATGTACTGGATCGTCTTCGCGCTCTTCATGGCCGCAGAGACCTTCACCGACCTCCTCATCTCCTG GTTTCCCTTCTACTACGAGGTGAAGATGGCCTTTGTCATCTGGCTGCTGTCCCCGTACACGCGGGGGGCCAGCCTGCTCTACCGCAAGTTCGTGCACCCCACTCTGTCCCGCAAGGAGAAG GACATCGATGGGTACATCCTGCGCGCCCGGCAGCGCGGCTACGAGACCGTGGTGACCTTCGGCAAGAGGGGCCTCAACCTGGCAGCCACGGCCGCGGTGCAGGCGGCAGCCAAG AGCCAGGGCGCGCTGGCCGGGCGGCTCCGCAGCTTCAGCATGCAGGACCTGTGCTCGGGGCCCGAGGACACCCCCGTGCACTGCCAGGACCCGCTGTACCTGGAGGAGCCCCAGAGCCGCCGGCAGCTGCTGG CCTACGGTGTGCCCCCCGGCCCCCGGCAGTACGAGAGTgagacagaggaggaggagatctGGTCGGATTTGGAGGTTGCGCCCTCCCAGCAGGAGCCCAGACCCTTCTCTCGCAGCCAGAGCCTGCATGCGGCCAAGAAGAAGGCACCAAGCAAAGAG GGCTCTTCCCGGCTCTTgcgcagcaggagcaggaagaaaacGGCCCCATCAGATCAGGATGACTGA
- the HR gene encoding lysine-specific demethylase hairless, producing the protein MASDARMGETPPRWRRARDIAQDGMESSGMLFPSHSAAELGLTGYPEPGKLSYGTEKGCPWRGPEGCLGPCGRLGCLCPPAPPCLRDALCQPEDGAELPTLLPPSNGQPCKEHPGPRWAEAVLGPLALYSHRYPLPLPGMGTPRPGKPRAAAGDRDGVAPALHHCPFVTESKHSPFLLSSLLPPAAPAEPPLGGGTEGSRVMSDERFAGLEWCLGSYPPAWGQPLYLGVPPRDKEAPAPFGGCSGSGNKELCLKKEPSFHPPAKDQAPLQLLGKGQAEQDGDRDGDRDGDTVVPGAPWRGGCAPHARTPPPNTSHPFFLLHPSVAGNRGGPWVGTRPHATHFPMDPGPGRPSEPKDLVYQSLQPGPGELNPSPPLTDGHHPLVHAKPEHPPACLCSTPGCDGCPGMGCGVLGPFEPPLAMPPPSNHTKLKKTWLTRHSEQSLPHSKSPHGDGGCETPAEGKRSAKRPHSTTDGAHGAGDGAGAAKRGTKATEPVAAACQGGGTESRGALEKRRMDLEEGGPREPWWLQSEPCTALPRSIPRCCACSGRAVRGPGREQEEEEEAPESSCRLLRFRRFALGADGELSPDGFCTLGEAEEELLEAASPERGIRSTGSSLCLAKYLLRVLGDPFCEAVRKDRDVWAGAPEGKGALGPGVTPGAEGLRVVFPVGVRAWRRGAGAPQLCDSCQRGFFNSHWSCPRCGFQMCPKCHRSRRGADGHEGPAWPPECIPGQAHPIAPLIPTQFIPTRVLTRLWKLLHKVRAQFGIESHCPCGEGAAEQSPAEPPPGSRQELPGATVPTPPPSGGRTDTSRPTKEGTTEEGTRSPGQGPPRGAVHPGTLCDLLASTAVKLCLGQDGVRMAFAPVSPDLPSDSHLTSILDSIIARVVERKIQQQEEGGEMSPPSASDPPSPPSPPVSHCILAPSGLLWLQDPGHAAKYELFQEHWRQGEPVLVSGLQKRLEERLWGPESFRSCGMERVLEVVNLRAPDTRIRVSSQEFWDGFTASAASPELDQGSGDLLKLESGFGDMDLCRATNLSASLPLPEYCGSSGRLNLGTYLQGHWVQHWLHPRVCAAYGVMPQDRTIGTKALTVEVTDSINILVHAGQPAAQQAMLLQAEDVDAALKERLRDAGSCPGALWHIFRAEDAGRIQGFLQKAREDQGQDGAAMEEQPGPYLDLSLRTRLRQECGVSGWTLLQCLGDAVLVPAGAPHQVQTLTSTISVEQRFLSPEHIAQLRDHSTDPPGTTQQLCARLDSMIFCAVREAVGVLWGCK; encoded by the exons ATGGCCAGCGACGCGAGGATGGGGGAGACACCCCCACGATGGAGGAGAGCCCGGGACATAGCGCAGGACGGGATGGAAAGCAGCGGGATGCTCTTCCCAAGCCACAGCGCTGCTGAGCTGGGACTCACGGGCTACCCGGAGCCCGGCAAGCTGAGCTATGGGACGGAGAAGGGGTGCCCCTGGAGGGGCCCCGAGGGATGCTTGGGACCATGTGGCCGCTTGGGCTGCCTCTGCCCTCCGGCCCCACCGTGCCTGCGGGATGCCCTGTGCCAGCCCGAGGACGGAGCCGAGCTCCCCACGCTGCTGCCCCCCAGCAATGGGCAGCCCTGCAAGGAGCACCCCGGGCCGCGGTGGGCAGAGGCCGTGCTGGGCCCCCTGGCTCTCTACAGCCACCGGTACCCCCTGCCCCTGCCGGGGATGGGGACCCCGCGCCCCGGCAAGCCCCGGGCCGCTGCGGGGGACAGGGACGGTGTGGCCCCGGCTCTGCACCACTGCCCCTTCGTCACCGAGAGCAAGCACAGCCCCTTCCTCCTGTCCTCGCTGCTGCCCCCCGCGGCCCCGGCTGAGCCCCCGCTCGGCGGCGGCACGGAGGGATCCAGGGTGATGAGCGACGAGCGCTTCGCTGGCCTGGAATGGTGCCTGGGCTCCTACCCCCCGGCCTGGGGACAGCCCCTCTACCTGGGGGTCCCTCCCAGGGACAAAGAGGCTCCGGCGCCCTTCGGTGGCTGCTCCGGCTCAGGGAATAAG GAGCTGTGTCTGAAGAAAGAACCCAGTTTCCACCCCCCGGCCAAGGACCAGGCACcgctgcagctgctgggcaagggacaggcagagcaggatggagacagggatggggacagggatggggacacggtgGTACCCGGTGCCCCATGGAGGGGTGGCTGTGCTCCCCATGCCCGCACGCCTCCCCCCAACACCAGCCAcccctttttcctcctgcacCCCAGTGTGGCGGGGAACAGGGGTGGTCCCTGGGTGGGTACCCGGCCCCATGCCACCCATTTCCCCATGGATCCAGGGCCAGGCAGGCCCTCTGAGCCCAAAGACCTGGTGTACCAAAGCCTCCAGCCTGGACCAGGGGAGTTAAACCCATCACCTCCACTCACGGATGGGCATCACCCGTTGGTGCACGCCAAGCCAGAGCATCCCCCAGCTTGTCTGTGCTCCACACCAGGATGCGATGGGTGCCCGGGGATGGGCTGTGGGGTGCTCGGTCCCTTCGAGCCCCCTCTGGCCATGCCTCCCCCCAGCAACCACACCAAGCTGAAGAAGACGTGGCTGACGCGGCACTCGGAGCAGTCGCTGCCACACTCCAAGTCACCCCATGGCGACGGTGGCTGCGAGACACCCGCAGAGGGCAAGCGCTCGGCCAAGCGCCCACACAGCACCACCGATGGAGCCCATGGTGCTGGTGACGGTGCTGGGGCAGCCAAAAGGGGCACTAAAGCCACTGAGCCTGTGGCTGCGGCATGCCAGGGTGGTGGCACAGAGAGCAGAGGGgccctggagaaaaggaggatgGACCTGGAAGAGGGAG GCCCGCGGGAGCCGTGGTGGCTGCAGAGCGAGCCCTGCACCGCGCTGCCCCGGAGCATCCCTCGTTGCTGCGCCTGCTCCGGCCGTGCCGTGCGGGGCCCCGGccgggagcaggaggaggaagaggaggcaccCGAGAGCTCCTGCAGGTTGCTGCGATTCCGCAG GTTTGCCCTCGGGGCCGACGGGGAGCTGAGCCCCGATGGCTTCTGCACCCTGGGGGAGGCcgaggaggagctgctggaagcGGCCAGCCCGGAGCGAGGGATCCGGAGCACCggcagcagcctctgcctggcCAAGTACCTGCTGCGGGTGCTGGGGGACCCCTTCTGCGAGGCCGTCCGCAAGGACAGGGACGTGTGGGCAGGAGCCCCCGAGGGTAAGGGGGCTCTGGGGCCTGGGGTGACCCCGGGGGCCGAGGGGCTGAGGGTTGTGTTTCCCGTAGGGGTAAGAGCCTGGAGGCGAGGGGCAGGAGCCCCCCAGCTCTGTGACTCCTGCCAGCGCGGCTTCTTCAACTCGCACTGGAGCTGCCCCAGATGTGGCTTCCAGATGTGCCCCAAGTGCCACCGCAGCAGGCGGGGGGCTGACGGACATG AGGGTCCAGCGTGGCCGCCTGAGTGCATCCCTGGGCAAGCCCACCCCATCGCACCCCTCATCCCCACACAGTTCATCCCCACACGTG TCCTGACCCGGCTCTGGAAGCTGCTGCACAAGGTCCGAGCCCAGTTTGGCATCGAGTCTCATTGCCCCTGCGGGGAAGGGGCcgcagagcagagcccagcagagccccccCCCGGGAGCAGGCAG GAGCTGCCGGGAGCCACGGTGCCGACCCCCCCGCCCAGCGGTGGCCGCACCGACACCTCCCGACCCACCAAGGAAG GGACCACGGAGGAGGGGACCAGGTCaccagggcagggacccccccGCGGGGCCGTGCACCCCGGCACCCTCTGCGACCTCCTGGCCTCCACCGCTGTGAAGCTGTGCCTGGGGCAGGACGGGGTGCGGATGGCGTTTGCCCCCGTCTCACCCGATTTGCCCAGC GACAGCCACTTGACCAGCATCCTGGACAGCATCATCGCTCGCGTGGTGGAGAGGAagatccagcagcaggaggaggggggCGAGATGAGTCCCCCAAGTGCTTCCGACCCCCCCAGCCCACCCAGTCCCCCCGTTTCCCACTGCATCCTGGCTCCCAGtgggctgctgtggctgcaggaccCCGGCCACGCTGCCAAATACGAGCTCTTCCAGGAGCACTGGCGGCAGGGCGAG CCTGTCCTGGTTTCAGGGCTGCAGAAGCGGCTGGAGGAGCGGCTGTGGGGGCCCGAATCCTTCCGCTCCTGCGGGATGGAGCGGGTGCTGGAGGTGGTGAACCTGCGGGCACCGGACACCCGCATCCGGGTGAGCAGCCAGGAATTCTGGGATGGCTTCACCGCCAGCGCAG CATCCCCGGAGCTGGACCAGGGCAGTGGGGACTTGCTGAAGCTGGAAAGTGGCTTTGGGGACATGGATCTGTGTCG GGCCACCAACCTGAGTGCCAGCTTGCCACTGCCTGAGTACTGCGGGTCCAGCGGCCGCCTCAACCTGGGCACGTacctgcagggacactgggtcCAGCACTGGCTGCACCCACGTGTCTGTGCAGCCTATG GCGTGATGCCCCAAGACCGGACCATTGGGACCAAAGCCCTGACGGTGGAGGTGACCGACTCCATCAACATCCTGGTGCACGCTGGGCAGCCGGCGGCTCAGCAGG CCATGCTCTTGCAAGCCGAGGATGTAGATGCTGCCCTGAAGGAGCGGCTCCGGGATGCTGGCAGCTGCCCCGGTGCCTTGTGGCACATCTTCCGTGCTGAGGATGCCGGCCGCATCCAGGGTTTCTTGCAGAAG GCACGTGAGGACCAAGGACAGGACGGGGCGGCCATGGAGGAGCAGCCTGGTCCCTACCTGGACCTCTCACTGCGGACGCGGCTGCGCCAGGAGTGCGGGGTGAGCGGCTGGACCCTCCTGCAGTGCCTGGGGGACGCGGTGCTGGTCCCTGCGGGGGCTCCACACCAG GTTCAGACCCTCACCAGCACCATCAGTGTGGAGCAGCGGTTCCTCTCGCCGGAGCACATCGCGCAGCTCCGGGACCACAGCACAGACCCCCCCGGGACCAcgcagcagctctgtgcccgG CTCGACAGCATGATCTTCTGTGCTGTGCGGGAGGCTGTGGGAGTGCTGTGGGGATGCAAgtga
- the NUDT18 gene encoding 8-oxo-dGDP phosphatase NUDT18, which yields MGGAGDAPARGDPAPMGEAPVAELDVVLDGGGLEVGGSFEGPPQPTDPIRLGKNVCYVVLAVLFNEEDRVLLVQEAKPECRGKWYLPAGRMEPGESIVAAMRREVKEETGLECEPLTLLALEERGPAWIRFAFLARPTGGTLKTLAEADAESLQAAWWAGDPRALPLRAPDILPLLDLAARYRRCPPHPPTLPQELPCARLCLRLLIACPGAAGDLWVLLASAGPPHLPVLACGASPAELRGGLRLPVLQLLRGCLSPAPAPGPMGLLGLQHRAGGAGGADGVCFNVVLSIAPGSPGAEPPEPRSPAFRWWHVEEQGLRGRILQRLRAAVPVRS from the exons ATGGGCGGGGCCGGTGACGCG CCGGCCCGCGGGGACCCTGCGCCCATGGGGGAGGCTCCGGTGGCGGAGCTGGATGTGGTGCTGGACGGCGGCGGGTTGGAGGTGGGGGGCAGCTTTGAGGGTCCCCCGCAGCCCACCGACCCCATCCGCCTGGGGAAGAACGTCTGCTACGTCgtcctggctgtgctcttcAATGAAGAG gaccgggtgctgctggtgcaggaggCCAAGCCCGAGTGCCGCGGGAAGTGGTACCTGCCTGCGGGCAGGATGGAGCCCGGCGAGAGCATCGTGGCTGCCATGAGGAGGGAGGTGAAGGAGGAGACGGGGCTGGAGTGTGAACCCCTCACCCTGCTGGCACTGGAGGAGCGGGGCCCAGCCTGGATCCGCTTCGCCTTCCTCGCGCGCCCCACTG GCGGGACCCTGAAGACCCTGGCGGAGGCCGACGCTGAGTCCCTGCAGGCCGCGTGGTGGGCAGGGGACCCCCGCGCGCTGCCGCTGCGCGCCCCCGACATCCTGCCCCTGCTGGACCTCGCTGCGCGCTACCGCCGCTGCCCCCCGCACCCTCCGACGCTGCCGCAGGAGCTGCCCTGCGCCCGGCTCTGCCTGCGCCTCCTCATCGCCTGCCCCGGGGCCGCCGGGGacctctgggtgctgctggcctcggccgGGCCCCCGCATCTGCCCGTGCTTGCCTGCGGCGCGTCCCCGGCCGAGCTGCGCGGGGGCTTGCGCCTGCccgtgctgcagctgctgcggGGCTGCCTGagccccgcgcccgccccggGCCCGatggggctgctggggctgcagcaccgCGCTGGGGGCGCCGGGGGGGCCGATGGCGTCTGCTTCAACGTGGTGCTGAGCATCGCGcccggcagccccggcgctgAGCCCCCCGAGCCGCGCAGCCCCGCGTTCCGCTGGTGGCACGTGGAGGAGCAGGGCTTGAGGGGTCGCATCCTGCAGCGGCTCCGCGCCGCGGTGCCCGTGCGCAGCTGA